One genomic window of Xanthobacter dioxanivorans includes the following:
- a CDS encoding ABC transporter ATP-binding protein, whose product MALLEVSSLSVSYGRVAALADVSLTVREGEIVTVLGANGAGKSTLLKAILGAVPVKGGGITFADIDLTRAAPHKRMAQGLVLVPEGRRILISLTVEENLLLGAHMRTDTGAVRGEMNAIYDRFSNLAERRHMPASCLSGGEQQMLAIGRAMMARPRLMMLDEPSLGLSPLFVSKLFDLIRELNAGGLSVLLVEQNTGKALKVAHAATVLELGRVTMAGEPAALAADPRLQAAYLGGGSAPAH is encoded by the coding sequence ATGGCGCTGCTCGAAGTCTCCTCCCTTTCCGTCTCCTACGGCCGCGTCGCGGCCCTCGCCGACGTGTCGCTCACGGTGCGCGAGGGCGAGATCGTCACCGTGCTCGGCGCCAACGGCGCGGGAAAATCCACCCTGCTGAAAGCCATCCTCGGCGCGGTGCCGGTGAAGGGCGGCGGCATCACCTTCGCCGACATCGACCTCACCCGCGCCGCCCCGCACAAGCGCATGGCGCAGGGCCTGGTTCTGGTGCCGGAGGGCCGGCGCATCCTCATCTCCCTCACGGTGGAGGAGAACCTGCTGCTGGGCGCCCACATGCGCACCGACACGGGCGCGGTGCGCGGCGAGATGAACGCCATCTACGACCGCTTCTCCAATCTCGCCGAGCGCCGCCACATGCCGGCCTCCTGCCTCTCCGGCGGCGAGCAGCAGATGCTGGCCATCGGCCGCGCCATGATGGCGCGGCCCCGCCTGATGATGCTGGACGAGCCGTCGCTGGGGCTTTCGCCTTTGTTCGTCTCGAAGCTGTTCGACCTCATCCGCGAGCTCAACGCCGGCGGCCTCTCGGTGCTGCTGGTGGAGCAGAACACCGGCAAGGCCCTGAAGGTGGCCCATGCCGCCACCGTGCTGGAGCTCGGCCGGGTGACCATGGCGGGCGAGCCCGCCGCGCTCGCGGCCGATCCGCGCCTGCAGGCGGCCTATCTCGGCGGCGGCTCCGCCCCCGCCCATTGA
- a CDS encoding ABC transporter ATP-binding protein codes for MSAALAISGLSKSFAGVRAIRDLSFRVPKGVTTALIGPNGAGKTTVFNLVSGVYGVDAGRIEVNGVDVTAMPSRKRITTGVARSFQNIRLMPHLSVLENLLVGQHVRASSLKALLTPYRLVPSHRWKREARDALEETGLGRWADETVSTLPYGVRKRIDLVRATLAGASLLMLDEPAAGLNPSETNALRDHLTALMAKGITLLVVEHDMHFVDSICENVVVLNFGEKIAEGPLSRVRQDPKVREAYIGTDEEA; via the coding sequence ATGAGCGCGGCCCTCGCCATCTCCGGCCTGTCCAAGTCGTTCGCCGGCGTGCGCGCCATCCGCGACCTCTCCTTCCGCGTGCCGAAGGGCGTCACCACCGCCCTCATCGGCCCGAACGGGGCGGGCAAGACCACGGTGTTCAACCTGGTCAGCGGCGTCTACGGCGTGGATGCCGGGCGCATCGAGGTGAACGGGGTGGATGTCACCGCCATGCCGTCGCGCAAGCGCATCACCACCGGGGTCGCCCGCTCGTTCCAGAACATCCGCCTCATGCCGCATCTCTCGGTGCTGGAGAACCTTCTGGTCGGCCAGCACGTGCGGGCATCCTCGCTCAAGGCGCTGCTCACCCCCTACCGCCTCGTCCCCAGCCACCGCTGGAAGCGGGAGGCGCGCGACGCGCTGGAGGAAACCGGCCTCGGCCGCTGGGCGGACGAGACGGTCTCCACGCTCCCCTACGGGGTGAGGAAGCGCATCGACCTGGTGCGGGCGACCCTCGCCGGGGCCAGCCTGCTGATGCTCGACGAGCCCGCCGCCGGCCTCAACCCCAGCGAGACCAACGCCTTGCGCGATCACCTCACCGCCCTGATGGCGAAGGGGATCACCCTGCTCGTGGTGGAGCACGACATGCACTTCGTGGACTCGATCTGCGAGAACGTGGTGGTGCTGAACTTCGGCGAGAAGATCGCCGAGGGCCCGCTGTCGCGCGTGCGGCAGGATCCGAAGGTGCGCGAGGCCTATATCGGCACGGACGAGGAGGCCTGA
- a CDS encoding branched-chain amino acid ABC transporter permease — translation MSGYLTGVLVVLAFNVMAAYAVYLPLAAGQLNLGIAGFMAIGAYASAFLTNEYAWPMWVAIPAGSGLAGLVGLAIGFPVLRTHGIYFAMATFALGQVISAVFLNLEVVGGAAGYPVTDYAGPSVVFAAAAGVVLVMLLLSRTRFALYLTAVKSDATVADLLGVSVRGMKVAAFALGAMVAGFGGGLYAHHYSFVEAQHFNVLLSVFTVLYVLFGGTQTVWGPLVGAAFFTLVPELLRASDQWRYALFAVFIIVFMAVRPQGLVTTSLFRLFRRRPAEVSS, via the coding sequence ATGAGCGGCTATCTCACCGGCGTCCTCGTCGTCCTCGCCTTCAACGTGATGGCGGCCTATGCGGTGTACCTGCCGCTCGCCGCCGGCCAGCTCAACCTCGGCATCGCCGGGTTCATGGCCATCGGCGCCTATGCCTCGGCCTTCCTCACCAACGAATATGCCTGGCCCATGTGGGTGGCGATCCCCGCCGGATCGGGGCTCGCGGGCCTCGTCGGCCTCGCCATCGGCTTTCCGGTGCTGCGCACCCACGGCATCTATTTCGCCATGGCCACCTTCGCCCTCGGGCAGGTGATCTCGGCCGTCTTCCTCAACCTGGAAGTGGTGGGCGGCGCGGCGGGCTATCCGGTCACCGATTATGCGGGGCCGAGCGTGGTGTTCGCGGCGGCGGCGGGGGTGGTGCTGGTGATGCTGCTGCTCTCGCGCACCCGCTTCGCCCTCTACCTCACCGCGGTCAAGAGCGACGCGACGGTGGCGGACCTGCTCGGGGTGTCGGTCCGCGGCATGAAGGTCGCGGCCTTCGCGCTGGGCGCCATGGTGGCTGGCTTCGGCGGTGGCCTCTACGCGCACCATTACAGCTTCGTCGAGGCCCAGCATTTCAACGTGCTGTTGTCCGTCTTCACCGTGCTCTACGTGCTGTTCGGCGGCACCCAGACGGTGTGGGGCCCGCTGGTGGGCGCCGCCTTCTTCACCCTGGTGCCGGAGCTGCTGCGCGCCTCCGACCAGTGGCGCTACGCCCTCTTCGCCGTGTTCATCATCGTGTTCATGGCGGTGCGGCCGCAGGGGCTGGTCACCACCTCTCTCTTCCGCCTGTTCCGGCGCCGTCCCGCGGAGGTGTCCTCATGA
- a CDS encoding branched-chain amino acid ABC transporter permease — translation MLAQQIVNGLMLGAIYMLVAVAFTLAIGVLNFLNFSLPGLFMVGGMLAFGLMKAGWPFLLAAAGALAAAAFASLLVERFAYRPMQGGDPEVPLVSSLGFLVLLENLMLIQYGSDQQAFPALLPDLNLRLGGLVIGIAQLISLALSLGLVAFLSWYLSSTAAGRRIRTVAENRETAQLLGIDISRLVPQLFVASALLAALAGILFAVNYQQVSPFMGEGVGFKGVAAMIVGGMGSIWGAVLGGLVIGLAEVLSISLIGADVVNISVYGLLLLILIVRPQGLVGRAASREKL, via the coding sequence ATGCTCGCCCAGCAGATCGTCAACGGCCTCATGCTCGGGGCCATCTACATGCTGGTGGCGGTGGCCTTCACCCTCGCCATCGGCGTGCTCAACTTCCTCAACTTCTCCCTGCCGGGCCTGTTCATGGTGGGCGGCATGCTCGCCTTCGGGCTGATGAAGGCGGGCTGGCCCTTCCTCCTCGCCGCCGCCGGGGCGCTGGCCGCCGCCGCGTTCGCCTCGCTCCTGGTGGAGCGGTTCGCCTACCGGCCCATGCAGGGTGGCGACCCGGAGGTGCCGCTGGTGTCCTCCCTCGGCTTCCTGGTGCTGCTGGAAAACCTCATGCTCATCCAGTACGGCTCGGACCAGCAGGCGTTCCCGGCGCTGCTGCCCGATCTCAATTTGCGCCTCGGCGGCCTCGTCATCGGCATCGCCCAGCTGATTTCGCTGGCGCTGTCCCTCGGCCTCGTCGCCTTCCTGTCCTGGTACCTCTCCTCGACCGCCGCCGGCCGGCGCATCCGCACCGTGGCGGAGAACCGGGAGACGGCGCAGCTCTTGGGCATCGACATCTCCCGCCTGGTGCCGCAGCTGTTCGTGGCCTCGGCCCTGCTGGCGGCGCTGGCGGGCATCCTGTTCGCGGTGAACTACCAGCAGGTCTCCCCCTTCATGGGCGAGGGGGTGGGCTTCAAGGGCGTGGCCGCCATGATCGTCGGCGGCATGGGCTCCATCTGGGGCGCGGTGCTGGGCGGGCTGGTCATCGGCCTTGCCGAGGTGCTCTCCATCTCGCTCATCGGCGCCGACGTGGTGAACATCTCGGTCTACGGCCTGCTGCTGCTCATCCTCATCGTGCGGCCGCAGGGCCTCGTCGGCCGCGCCGCCAGCCGGGAGAAGCTGTGA
- a CDS encoding AAA family ATPase, with protein MKLIVERLVVESLVEAFPDQAHLLAQPRLSTRMELGLDTLQPDELAHLHGLVLKNGGTAIRGQEEQLANLVGVFRDEGRRFAPEELEDLAGALALYFVNTCVRGWLFRMNPGGKPEPYLITRLDYTPPGEEEAGRLIVELKANNRGKVHVENLLIRSKDLRGLTIPGTLAAKGWLMEDEGLLASFDDQMVRYFEWRARYGHQFSGTGTGIFAEDPTANRRDTDWARKSVLVLSSSGSQARLVNDEELLGERTLGAETSGFFLDKIVKKADKQNLFHMAVDEALKAAQANVRKGSFTDMPIHPLILMFHLELHHHVWVHVDDIKPYEYHPELKHKLVLPPEQTDLIDILTAEMNTLMDDVVAGKSGGTTVLCAGPPGVGKTLTAEVYSEIIQRPLYRVHSGQLGLDVAHMEQALKDALTRAQRWGAVMLIDEADVYIKRRQDNLTMNAVVGVFLRVLEYFNGLLFLTTNRVDDIDEAIVSRCIALIKYHSPGPDDRRKIWRVMADQFGLPLTDEFIGTLVTMFPETSGRDIKGLAKLVAKYCSQKNEPPGIDAFRRCAIFRALDVPPLEAA; from the coding sequence ATGAAGCTCATCGTCGAACGCCTGGTCGTCGAATCCCTCGTCGAGGCCTTCCCGGATCAGGCGCACCTGCTCGCCCAGCCGCGCCTCAGCACCCGCATGGAGCTGGGGCTCGACACGCTGCAGCCGGACGAGCTCGCCCACCTGCATGGCCTGGTGCTGAAGAATGGCGGCACCGCCATCCGCGGGCAGGAGGAGCAGCTGGCCAACCTCGTCGGGGTGTTCCGCGACGAGGGCCGCCGCTTCGCCCCGGAGGAACTGGAGGACCTCGCCGGCGCCCTCGCCTTGTATTTCGTGAACACCTGCGTGCGCGGCTGGCTGTTCCGCATGAATCCCGGCGGCAAGCCCGAGCCCTACCTCATCACCCGCCTCGACTACACGCCGCCGGGCGAGGAGGAGGCCGGCCGCCTCATCGTGGAGCTGAAGGCCAACAATCGCGGCAAGGTCCATGTGGAGAACCTGCTGATCCGCTCCAAGGACCTGCGCGGGCTCACCATCCCCGGCACCCTGGCGGCCAAGGGCTGGCTGATGGAGGACGAGGGCCTCCTGGCGTCGTTCGACGACCAGATGGTGCGCTATTTCGAGTGGCGCGCCCGCTACGGCCACCAATTCTCCGGCACCGGCACCGGCATCTTCGCCGAGGACCCCACCGCCAACCGCCGCGACACCGACTGGGCGCGCAAATCGGTTCTCGTCCTGTCGTCCTCCGGCTCGCAGGCGCGGCTCGTGAACGACGAGGAGCTGCTGGGCGAGCGCACCCTCGGGGCGGAGACATCCGGCTTCTTCCTCGACAAGATCGTGAAGAAGGCGGACAAGCAGAACCTCTTCCACATGGCGGTGGACGAGGCGCTGAAGGCGGCGCAGGCGAACGTGCGCAAGGGCTCGTTCACCGACATGCCGATCCACCCGCTGATCCTGATGTTCCATCTGGAGCTGCACCACCACGTGTGGGTGCACGTGGACGACATCAAGCCCTACGAGTACCACCCGGAGCTGAAGCACAAGCTGGTGCTGCCGCCGGAGCAGACCGACCTCATCGACATCCTCACCGCCGAGATGAACACGCTCATGGACGACGTGGTGGCCGGCAAGTCCGGCGGCACCACCGTGCTGTGCGCCGGCCCGCCCGGGGTGGGCAAGACGCTCACCGCCGAGGTCTATTCGGAGATCATCCAGCGCCCGCTCTACCGGGTGCATTCCGGCCAGCTCGGCCTCGACGTGGCCCACATGGAGCAGGCGCTGAAGGATGCCCTCACCCGCGCCCAGCGCTGGGGCGCGGTGATGCTGATCGACGAGGCCGACGTCTACATCAAGCGCCGGCAGGACAACCTCACCATGAACGCCGTGGTCGGCGTGTTCCTGCGGGTGCTCGAATACTTCAACGGCCTGTTGTTCCTCACCACCAACCGGGTGGACGACATCGACGAGGCCATCGTCTCGCGCTGCATCGCGCTGATCAAATACCACTCCCCCGGCCCGGACGACCGCCGCAAGATCTGGCGGGTGATGGCGGACCAGTTCGGCCTGCCGCTCACCGACGAGTTCATCGGCACGCTGGTCACCATGTTCCCGGAGACCTCGGGCCGCGACATCAAGGGCCTCGCCAAGCTGGTGGCCAAGTATTGCTCGCAGAAGAACGAGCCGCCCGGCATCGACGCGTTCCGCCGCTGCGCCATCTTCCGGGCGCTGGACGTGCCGCCGCTGGAAGCGGCGTGA
- a CDS encoding amino acid kinase family protein has protein sequence MSDTISDIKHVASPLARQTLLDGQLTRPVAGVRPIRLLPWLQVVKIGGRSIMDRGPDAILPVVDELRRLLPEHRMLILTGAGIRARHLYGVGLDLGLPVGSLAPLAASEAGQNGHILASLLAPEGVSYVEHPTIASQLAIHLSAARAVVGSAFPPYHHHEFPGARIPPHRADTGAFLLADALGAAGLTIVEDVDGVYTADPKGPEGATAQLLPETTVAELSAHAGTLPFDRALVEVMATARHIERVQVVNGLVPGRLTAALRGEHVGTIVHTGARRN, from the coding sequence ATGTCCGACACCATCAGCGACATCAAGCACGTCGCCTCCCCGCTCGCGCGCCAGACCCTGCTCGACGGCCAGCTCACCCGCCCGGTCGCCGGCGTCAGGCCCATCCGGCTCCTGCCCTGGCTGCAGGTGGTGAAGATCGGCGGCCGCTCGATCATGGACCGCGGCCCGGACGCCATCCTGCCGGTGGTGGACGAGCTGCGCCGGCTCCTGCCCGAGCACCGCATGCTGATCCTCACCGGCGCCGGCATCCGCGCCCGGCATCTTTATGGGGTCGGCCTCGACCTCGGCCTGCCGGTGGGCTCGCTCGCCCCCCTCGCCGCGAGCGAGGCCGGGCAGAACGGCCACATCCTCGCCTCGCTGCTGGCGCCGGAAGGCGTCTCCTATGTGGAGCACCCGACCATCGCCAGCCAGCTCGCGATCCACCTCTCCGCCGCCCGCGCGGTGGTGGGAAGCGCCTTCCCGCCGTATCACCACCACGAGTTCCCCGGCGCGCGCATCCCGCCGCACCGGGCCGACACCGGCGCGTTCCTGCTCGCCGACGCGCTGGGCGCGGCCGGCCTCACCATCGTGGAGGACGTGGACGGGGTGTATACCGCCGACCCGAAGGGCCCCGAAGGCGCGACGGCGCAGCTCCTGCCCGAGACCACGGTCGCGGAGCTCTCCGCCCACGCGGGCACGCTGCCGTTCGACCGCGCCCTGGTGGAGGTGATGGCCACCGCCCGGCACATCGAGCGGGTGCAGGTGGTGAACGGCCTCGTGCCCGGCCGCCTCACCGCCGCGCTGCGCGGCGAGCACGTGGGCACCATCGTCCACACCGGCGCCCGCCGGAACTGA
- a CDS encoding amino acid kinase family protein produces MANTTAELDALLMQRSLTDPQLLAAAEAAADFRILPDATVIKVGGQSVIDRGRAAVYPLIDEIVAARNDRKLLIGTGAGTRARHLYSIAAELNLPAGVLAQLGASVADQNAEMLGQLLAKHGISKVDGAGLSAVPLFLSQVNAVVFSGMPPYSLWIRPAADGVIPPYRTDAGCFLLAEQFGCKAMIYVKDEDGLYTANPKTSKDATFIPKISVDEMKARGLHDSILEFPVLDLLAAARHVRQVQVVNGLVPGNLTRALAGEHVGTIITAS; encoded by the coding sequence ATGGCCAATACGACGGCGGAGCTCGATGCGCTCCTCATGCAGCGATCGCTGACCGATCCGCAGCTTCTGGCGGCGGCGGAGGCGGCGGCGGACTTCCGGATCCTGCCGGACGCGACCGTGATCAAGGTCGGCGGGCAGAGCGTCATCGACCGCGGCCGCGCGGCGGTGTACCCGCTCATCGACGAGATCGTCGCCGCCCGCAACGACCGCAAGCTGCTGATCGGCACCGGCGCCGGCACGCGGGCCCGCCACCTTTATTCGATCGCGGCCGAGCTGAACCTGCCGGCGGGCGTGCTGGCGCAGCTCGGCGCCTCCGTCGCCGACCAGAACGCCGAGATGCTGGGCCAGCTCCTGGCGAAGCACGGCATCTCCAAGGTCGACGGCGCCGGGCTCTCGGCGGTTCCGCTTTTCCTGTCCCAGGTGAACGCCGTCGTCTTCAGCGGCATGCCGCCCTACTCGCTGTGGATCCGCCCCGCCGCCGACGGCGTCATCCCGCCCTACCGCACCGATGCCGGCTGCTTCCTTTTGGCCGAGCAGTTCGGCTGCAAGGCGATGATCTACGTGAAGGACGAGGATGGCCTCTACACCGCCAATCCCAAGACCTCGAAGGACGCCACCTTCATCCCGAAGATCTCGGTGGACGAGATGAAGGCGCGGGGCCTGCACGATTCGATCCTCGAATTCCCGGTGCTCGACCTGCTCGCGGCGGCGCGCCACGTCCGCCAGGTGCAGGTGGTGAACGGCCTCGTCCCGGGCAACCTGACCCGCGCGCTCGCCGGCGAGCATGTGGGCACCATCATCACCGCGAGCTGA
- the mog gene encoding molybdopterin adenylyltransferase codes for MAPARIGIVTISDRASSGTYADLSGPAIEAWLRRAVTSAWTTDYRVIPDGFESVRDTLIDLADAAGADLVLTTGGTGPAPRDLTPEAMAGVIEKPLPGFGEQMRRISLEEVPTAILSRQEAGVRGRTLIVNLPGKPASIAVCLAAVFPAIPYCLDLIGAARIETDPAVVAAFRPKGA; via the coding sequence ATGGCACCAGCACGCATCGGCATCGTCACCATTTCCGACCGCGCCAGCTCGGGCACCTACGCGGACCTGAGCGGCCCCGCCATCGAGGCTTGGCTGCGGCGCGCCGTCACCAGCGCCTGGACCACGGACTACCGGGTTATTCCCGACGGCTTCGAGAGCGTGCGCGACACGCTGATCGATCTCGCCGATGCGGCGGGGGCGGACCTCGTGCTCACCACCGGCGGCACCGGCCCCGCCCCCCGCGACCTGACGCCGGAGGCCATGGCCGGCGTCATCGAGAAGCCGCTGCCGGGCTTCGGCGAGCAGATGCGGCGCATCAGCCTTGAGGAGGTGCCCACCGCCATCCTGTCGCGGCAGGAGGCCGGCGTGCGCGGGCGGACCCTGATCGTGAACCTGCCGGGCAAGCCCGCCTCCATCGCGGTGTGCCTGGCGGCGGTGTTCCCGGCGATCCCCTATTGCCTCGACCTCATCGGCGCGGCGCGCATCGAGACCGACCCGGCGGTGGTCGCCGCGTTCCGGCCGAAGGGGGCGTGA
- a CDS encoding cation diffusion facilitator family transporter has translation MGRKTLWVAAASVLVGIAVLGLKTLAWWVTGSVALLSDALESIINVAASAAALLALNVSARPADANHQYGHHKAEYLSAVLEGVLVVIAALTIMREAYNGFLDPRLPEQPLKGMMLNGAATALNGVWCMVLLRVGKAQRSPALVADGKHILTDVVTSVGVLGGFVLVPITGWPQLDPLLAGLVALNVLWTGWGLMKDSVGGLMDAAAPPEVVARIRELVSLHAAGAIEAHDLRTRHAGRITFVEFHLVVPGGMTVAAAHDICDRIESAFEKDMDDAVITIHVEPEGEAKHRGVVVL, from the coding sequence ATGGGCCGCAAGACCCTTTGGGTGGCGGCGGCGAGCGTGCTCGTCGGCATCGCCGTCCTCGGCCTCAAGACGCTCGCCTGGTGGGTGACCGGCTCGGTGGCGCTGCTTTCCGACGCGCTCGAGAGCATCATCAACGTGGCGGCGTCCGCGGCGGCGCTGCTGGCGCTCAACGTCTCGGCGCGGCCGGCGGACGCCAACCACCAGTACGGGCACCACAAGGCGGAATACCTCTCCGCCGTGCTCGAAGGGGTGCTGGTGGTGATCGCCGCCCTCACCATCATGCGCGAGGCCTATAACGGCTTCCTCGATCCCCGCCTGCCCGAGCAGCCGCTGAAGGGCATGATGCTGAACGGCGCCGCGACCGCGCTCAACGGGGTGTGGTGCATGGTGCTGCTGCGCGTCGGCAAGGCGCAGCGCTCGCCCGCGCTGGTGGCCGACGGCAAGCACATCCTGACCGACGTGGTGACGTCGGTCGGCGTGCTGGGCGGGTTCGTGCTGGTGCCCATCACCGGCTGGCCGCAGCTCGATCCGCTGCTCGCCGGGCTGGTGGCGCTGAACGTGCTGTGGACCGGCTGGGGGCTGATGAAGGATTCCGTCGGCGGCCTCATGGATGCGGCGGCCCCGCCGGAGGTGGTGGCGCGCATCCGCGAGCTCGTGTCCCTCCATGCCGCCGGCGCCATCGAGGCCCACGACCTGCGCACCCGCCATGCCGGGCGCATCACCTTCGTGGAGTTCCATCTGGTGGTGCCCGGCGGCATGACGGTGGCGGCGGCGCACGACATCTGCGACCGCATCGAGAGCGCCTTCGAGAAGGACATGGACGACGCGGTGATCACCATCCACGTGGAGCCGGAAGGCGAAGCCAAGCACCGCGGCGTGGTGGTGCTGTAG
- a CDS encoding bestrophin-like domain, translating into MDALIVAVLVFLGLFGGACAGMWGARRLKEHHLSKETQEAVKLGVGMVAAMASLILGLMTASVKGNFDSTAKDVQQYATYLITLDVALRHYGPDAVPIRAALGDYTRNAIAETWPDSGMPPKIGSADSEQRLSEVGHLIRALEPRTTDQTELRGEAIERYKSLAALRWVLIEESATQVPPVFIGVIIVWLTLIFLSFGLFAPINGVSLVVFLLCGVSLGGAIFLILEMSTPFDGIIIVAPDAMRKALLHIAG; encoded by the coding sequence ATGGACGCGTTGATCGTCGCCGTTTTGGTGTTCCTGGGCCTCTTCGGCGGGGCCTGCGCCGGCATGTGGGGAGCGCGCCGGCTCAAGGAGCACCACCTTTCCAAGGAAACGCAGGAGGCGGTGAAGCTCGGGGTCGGCATGGTGGCGGCCATGGCGTCGCTGATCCTCGGCCTGATGACTGCCTCGGTGAAGGGGAACTTCGATTCCACCGCCAAGGACGTGCAGCAGTACGCCACCTATCTCATCACCCTCGACGTGGCGCTGCGCCATTATGGCCCCGACGCCGTTCCGATCCGGGCCGCGCTCGGCGACTACACCCGCAACGCCATCGCCGAGACCTGGCCGGATTCCGGCATGCCCCCGAAGATCGGCAGCGCCGATTCGGAGCAGCGTCTCTCCGAGGTCGGCCACCTCATCCGCGCCCTGGAGCCCAGGACGACGGACCAGACCGAGCTCAGGGGCGAGGCGATCGAACGCTACAAGTCGCTGGCGGCCCTGCGCTGGGTGCTGATCGAGGAGAGCGCCACCCAGGTCCCGCCCGTCTTCATCGGCGTGATCATCGTCTGGCTCACCCTCATCTTCCTCAGCTTCGGTCTGTTCGCGCCGATCAACGGGGTGTCGCTGGTGGTGTTCCTGCTGTGCGGCGTGTCGCTCGGCGGTGCGATCTTCCTGATCCTGGAGATGAGCACGCCCTTCGACGGCATCATCATCGTGGCGCCGGACGCCATGCGGAAGGCGCTGTTGCATATCGCGGGCTGA
- a CDS encoding DsbA family protein, with translation MRRLGEAGGGGPAATALTRRTFLGAAGLGLFGASFPGATTGHAQPTAAAGIPISEEARRLLAALPGKAVMGARVPPLVTELVDFNAPGWRRSADDMRTLLAGDPGLAYAVVQAPRLDVGSVEAARVALAVLALDPPRFQAFYEALARGEGPIDGVRALNVVRAEGIDHYKVFRASNQPDVTDSLSRAVELVSALRVIDPPAYVIGGQVWTGEVDLARKRALIAAARACGGC, from the coding sequence ATGCGGCGGCTCGGGGAGGCGGGAGGCGGCGGACCGGCCGCGACGGCGCTCACCCGGCGGACGTTTCTGGGCGCCGCCGGCCTCGGCCTTTTCGGCGCGAGCTTCCCCGGTGCGACCACGGGCCACGCCCAGCCGACCGCCGCCGCCGGCATCCCGATCAGCGAGGAGGCGCGCCGGCTGCTCGCCGCCTTGCCCGGCAAGGCGGTCATGGGGGCGCGGGTGCCGCCGCTGGTGACCGAGCTCGTGGATTTCAACGCCCCCGGCTGGCGCCGTTCGGCGGACGACATGCGCACGCTGCTGGCGGGCGACCCCGGCCTGGCTTATGCCGTGGTGCAGGCGCCGCGGCTCGACGTGGGCTCGGTGGAGGCGGCGCGGGTCGCCCTGGCCGTGCTGGCCCTCGATCCGCCGCGGTTCCAGGCCTTCTACGAGGCCCTGGCGCGGGGCGAAGGCCCCATCGACGGGGTCAGGGCGCTCAACGTGGTCCGCGCCGAGGGCATCGACCACTACAAGGTGTTCCGGGCCTCCAACCAGCCGGACGTCACCGACAGCCTGTCCAGGGCGGTGGAGCTCGTCTCGGCCCTGCGGGTGATCGATCCGCCGGCTTATGTGATCGGCGGGCAGGTCTGGACGGGCGAAGTGGACCTCGCCCGCAAGCGCGCGCTCATCGCCGCCGCCCGCGCCTGCGGCGGCTGCTGA
- the fabI gene encoding enoyl-ACP reductase FabI, with translation MQDLMKGKRGLVMGVANDHSIAWGIAKALAAQGAELAFTYQGEAVAKRVKPLAESLGSSILLPCDVEDLASVDAVFQALKDRWGSIDFLVHAVAFSDKSELKGRYADTSRENFSRTMVISCFSLTEVAKRAAALMPNGGSIVTLTYGGSTRVMPNYNVMGVAKAALEASVRYLAADYGAAGIRVNAISAGPVRTLAGAGIADARLMFNYQKRHAPLKRTVTIEEVGGSALYLLSGLSAGVTGEIHFVDSGYNIISMPHPDVLKAQEDAEAKLAGEAPVKPAGEAPVKAAE, from the coding sequence ATGCAGGACCTGATGAAAGGCAAGCGCGGCCTGGTGATGGGCGTGGCCAACGACCATTCCATCGCCTGGGGCATCGCCAAGGCCCTGGCGGCGCAGGGCGCCGAGCTCGCCTTCACCTATCAGGGCGAGGCGGTGGCCAAGCGGGTGAAGCCGCTGGCCGAGAGCCTCGGTTCCTCCATCCTCCTGCCCTGCGACGTGGAAGACCTCGCCAGCGTCGACGCGGTGTTCCAGGCGCTGAAGGACCGCTGGGGCAGCATCGATTTCCTGGTGCATGCGGTGGCCTTCTCCGACAAGTCGGAGCTGAAGGGCCGCTACGCCGACACCAGCCGGGAGAATTTCTCCCGCACCATGGTCATCTCCTGCTTCTCGCTCACCGAGGTGGCCAAGCGCGCCGCGGCGCTGATGCCCAACGGCGGCTCCATCGTGACCCTCACCTATGGCGGGTCGACGCGGGTGATGCCCAACTACAACGTGATGGGCGTGGCCAAGGCGGCGCTGGAAGCTTCGGTGCGCTACCTCGCCGCCGATTACGGCGCGGCCGGCATCCGGGTGAACGCCATCTCGGCCGGCCCCGTGCGCACCCTGGCCGGCGCGGGCATCGCCGACGCCCGGCTCATGTTCAACTACCAGAAGCGCCACGCGCCGCTGAAGCGCACGGTCACCATCGAGGAAGTGGGCGGCTCGGCCCTCTACCTCCTCTCCGGCCTGTCCGCCGGCGTGACCGGGGAGATCCATTTCGTGGATTCCGGCTACAACATCATCTCCATGCCCCATCCCGACGTGCTGAAGGCCCAGGAAGACGCCGAGGCCAAGCTCGCCGGCGAGGCTCCGGTGAAGCCCGCCGGCGAGGCCCCGGTGAAGGCCGCCGAATAA